Proteins co-encoded in one Malus sylvestris chromosome 7, drMalSylv7.2, whole genome shotgun sequence genomic window:
- the LOC126628358 gene encoding protein OBERON 4-like, with product MKRLRSSDDLDSFGKDPNPNPNPNPSSNPSRTSSNSHRSFYYKPDTVRKGLLSSSSSASSLAPARSYDDREQAGSGGGSRTVRKRPGHEFDGFDRRKGTDRYNRDGGGYDRNLMHRSESFSASRRSPADFPKGFRSERDRSRREGSGSGALSWRRFGKEFEERGGGKGLRDMRSPTWSNSRDSGSEQSRVRSPARRFRDGKESKSESKSKSPTWSKDSVGSEQSKSVEVRKREVEAEEVQGEQPNIVEFRKRETEEVPVEQPKSVEVRKRETEEVKAEKGSRTSSEMEEGELAPEAGAGVGGGGEGEPQLGPEGGAETEETRIRSETSDRDTDRVEKGESLDKQEAREEKGESSDKQEVKDVSKESVCERKDGEEKKDDDLPNGDNEMIDNSGNVEAREDEDDGKGSFREGDEEVVAEIPMELEEEPKQDKGIDLELKAEDDDDEMTESDKVVTEDEEDNEVVKLDTVNSMSQNFKDKGKSVAVTPTDMVDSAEDGRWTARESRELLIGLENDIEGPSTRGFELFSSSPVRRKEKADQSGSSVKDEKLALEPLDLSLSLPNVLLPIGGATPGSPDQAMSVQSLSNTFRTNSDGFTQSVSFSGSQSFYHNPSCSLTTQNSMDFEQSVKSRPLFQGIDWQALAQSEAKGKEVPWQALVQNDAKSKEIPLYQRILMNGNGSHQQQSQASQGIPNGQSVQGQQHRRHPEGSSEVTNGMERHLSFNKQLSGGQTRNHDDVRSPSNSVGSHEMGSNYSFDRKRLMREKSSGSLYRTSSQKGHEKFLIGGADFVETIVARMVSDPIHVMARKFHEMTGQSASCVKETIRDMMLNMDKRMQLFAFQKALQSRSDITMEMLLKAHRAQLEILVALKTGLPDYLQQENGASSDLAEIFLNSRCRNPSCRSLVPVDECDCKVCSQKSGFCSACMCLVCSKFDMASNTCSWIGCDVCLHWCHADCALRESYIRNGRSATGSQGTTEMQFHCVACDHPSEMFGFVKEVFQNFAKDWTIENLARELEYVKRIFVVSKDMRGRRLYEIADQSLARLVNKSDLPEVYNYVMAFLLDADSSKLGKTPVLSGKDQIKASNGIVGPSQEPAWLKSIYAEKVPQLETAANTHPSFNYDQHEKRIMDAELHTSAQKEPLFDELESIVRIKQAEAKMFQTRADDARREAEGLKRIAMAKNEKIEEEFRSRIAKLRLVEAEEMHSKKLEELQALDRVHREYSNMKMRMQADIKDLLLKMEATKRNLSL from the exons ATGAAGAGGCTGAGATCCAGCGACGATCTCGATTCCTTCGGGAAGGATCCGAATCCGAATCCTAACCCGAACCCCAGCTCCAACCCCAGCCGAACCTCCTCCAACTCGCACCGGAGCTTCTACTATAAGCCAGATACTGTGCGGAAGGGTTTGCTCTCTTCGTCCTCCTCGGCTTCTTCTCTGGCGCCGGCTCGCTCCTACGACGACCGGGAACAGGCCGGTTCTGGCGGAGGGTCCAGAACTGTCCGGAAGAGGCCGGGGCACGAGTTCGACGGTTTCGACCGGAGGAAGGGGACCGATCGATACAATAGAGATGGAGGAGGGTACGATCGTAATTTGATGCACCGGTCCGAGAGCTTCTCCGCGTCGAGGAGGTCGCCGGCGGATTTTCCGAAAGGGTTTCGATCGGAGCGGGACAGGTCAAGGCGCGAAGGCAGCGGGAGCGGAGCGTTGTCGTGGCGGAGGTTTGGGAAGGAGTTCGAGGAAAGAGGAGGAGGGAAGGGGTTGAGGGACATGAGGTCGCCGACGTGGTCGAATTCGAGGGATTCAGGGAGCGAGCAGTCTAGGGTTAGGTCCCCTGCGAGGAGGTTTAGGGATGGGAAGGAGTCGAAATCGGAGTCAAAGTCCAAGTCGCCCACTTGGTCTAAGGACTCGGTGGGGAGTGAGCAGTCGAAGAGTGTTGAGGTGAGGAAGAGGGAGGTGGAGGCGGAGGAGGTTCAGGGTGAGCAGCCAAATATTGTTGAGTTTAGGAAGAGGGAGACGGAGGAGGTTCCGGTTGAGCAGCCAAAGAGTGTTGAGGTTAGGAAGAGGGAGACGGAGGAGGTTAAGGCTGAGAAGGGGAGTAGGACTAGTAGTGAAATGGAGGAGGGTGAGCTTGCGCCGGAAGCTGGAGCTGGTGTTGGAGGTGGAGGTGAAGGTGAGCCCCAATTGGGTCCTGAAGGTGGAGCTGAAACGGAAGAAACACGGATTCGAAGCGAGACTTCAGATAGGGATACAGATAGGGTTGAGAAAGGTGAGTCTCTGGATAAACAAGAGGCTAGGGAGGAGAAAGGTGAGTCCTCGGATAAACAAGAGGTGAAAGATGTGAGTAAAGAgagtgtgtgtgaaaggaaggATGGGGAGGAGAAGAAAGATGATGACTTGCCAAATGGTGATAACGAAATGATTGATAACAGCGGGAATGTGGAAGCTCGTGAAGATGAGGATGATGGAAAAGGGAGTTTCAGGGAAGGTGATGAAGAAGTGGTCGCGGAGATTCCGATGGAATTGGAAGAGGAACCAAAGCAAGATAAGGGAATTGACCTTGAATTGAAGGCGGAGGATGATGACGATGAAATGACAGAGTCAGACAAGGTAGTAACAGAGGATGAGGAGGATAATGAAGTGGTTAAGCTGGATACGGTGAATAGTATGAGTCAGAATTTTAAGGATAAAGGTAAAAGCGTCGCTGTGACACCGACCGATATGGTAGATTCAGCAGAAGATGGTCGGTGGACTGCCAGAGAATCCAGAGAGCTGTTAATTGGGTTGGAAAATGATATAGAAGGACCCAGCACTAGGGGTTTTGAGTTGTTTTCAAGCTCCCCTGTTAGGCGAAAGGAGAAAGCTGATCAATCTGGTTCCAGTGTGAAGGATGAAAAGCTGGCGCTTGAGCCGCTTGATCTTTCTCTTAGCTTGCCAAATGTTTTGTTACCCATTGGTGGTGCAACTCCTGGTTCTCCTGACCAAGCAATGAGTGTTCAGTCTCTAAGTAATACTTTTCGTACTAACTCTGATGGATTTACTCAATCAGTATCCTTTTCAGGCTCTCAGTCGTTTTATCACAACCCTAGCTGTTCGCTAACCACCCAGAATTCGATGGACTTTGAACAGTCGGTTAAAAGTCGTCCGCTTTTCCAGGGAATCGATTGGCAGGCACTCGCTCAGAGTGAGGCTAAGGGTAAAGAAGTTCCTTGGCAGGCACTTGTTCAGAATGATGCTAAGAGCAAAGAAATCCCTTTGTATCAAAGAATCTTGATGAATGGAAACGGGTCTCATCAACAACAGTCTCAAGCATCGCAAGGCATTCCAAATGGTCAATCGGTCCAAGGGCAACAACATCGTAGGCATCCTGAAGGAAGCTCTGAAGTGACGAATGGAATGGAAAGGCATCTGAGCTTCAATAAGCAGTTGTCAGGAGGACAGACAAGGAACCATGACGATGTTAGATCACCTTCGAATAGCGTTGGATCTCATGAAATGGGATCAAACTATAGTTTTGACAGAAAACGACTAATGAGAGAGAAAAGTAGTGGTAGTTTATATAGGACTAGCAGTCAGAAGGGACATGAGAAATTTCTCATTGGTGGAGCTGACTTTGTGGAGACAATCGTTGCCAGGATGGTCTCCGATCCCATACATGTAATGGCTAGGAAGTTTCATGAGATGACAGGACAATCCGCTTCATGTGTGAAGGAGACCATTCGCGATATGATGTTAAATATGGATAAGCGCATGCAATTGTTTGCATTTCAGAAGGCATTGCAGAGCAGGTCTGATATAACCATGGAGATGCTACTAAAAGCTCATCGTGCGCAACTGGAAATCTTGGTTGCTCTGAAGACTGGTCTACCGGATTATCTCCAGCAAGAGAATGGTGCATCTTCTGATTTGGCTGAAATTTTTCTTAACTCAAGATGCAGAAATCCTTCTTGTCGGAGTCTTGTGCCTGTGGATGAATGTGATTGCAAGGTTTGTTCGCAAAAGAGTGGTTTTTGCAGTGCGTGTATGTGTCTTGTGTGCTCAAAGTTTGACATGGCCTCGAATACATGTAGTTGGATTGGGTGTGATGTTTGTCTCCATTGGTGCCACGCGGATTGTGCATTGCGGGAATCTTATATTAGAAATGGACGCAGTGCTACTGGATCTCAAGGGACGACTGAGATGCAGTTTCATTGTGTTGCCTGCGATCATCCTTCTGAGATGTTTGGCTTTGTGAAAGAGGTTTTTCAGAATTTCGCAAAGGATTGGACAATTGAAAATCTTGCTAGGGAACTAGAATACGTTAAGAGAATATTTGTTGTCAGTAAAGACATGAGAGGGAGACGACTTTATGAAATTGCCGATCAATCACTGGCAAGATTGGTAAACAAGTCTGACCTTCCGGAGGTGTACAATTATGTCATGGCTTTTCTTTTGG ATGCTGACAGTTCCAAGCTAGGCAAAACACCCGTTTTATCGGGGAAGGATCAAATTAAAGCGAGCAATGGAATTGTTGGGCCAAGCCAGGAACCTGCCTGGCTGAAATCAATATACGCTGAGAAGgtccctcagttggagactgcAGCTAACACTCATCCTAGCTTTAACTACGACCAACATGAGAAACGCATTATGGACGCAGAGTTGCACACAAGTGCCCAAAAAGAACCTCTTTTCGATGAGCTGGAGAGCATTGTGAGGATCAAGCAGGCTGAGGCAAAAATGTTTCAAACACGAGCAGATGATGCAAGAAGAGAAGCTGAGGGGCTGAAACGCATAGCAATGGCAAAgaatgaaaaaattgaagaagaattTAGGAGCAGGATAGCAAAGTTGCGCTTAGTGGAGGCAGAAGAAATGCACAGCAAGAAACTTGAAGAACTACAAGCTCTAGACCGAGTGCATCGTGAATACTCCAATATGAAGATGAGAATGCAAGCTGATATAAAGGATCTTTTGTTAAAAATGGAAGCGACGAAGCGGAACCTTTCTTTGTGA